One stretch of Vulpes lagopus strain Blue_001 chromosome X, ASM1834538v1, whole genome shotgun sequence DNA includes these proteins:
- the C1GALT1C1 gene encoding C1GALT1-specific chaperone 1 yields MLSESSSFLKGVMLGSIFCALITMLGHVRIGHGNRMYHHEHHHLQAPNKEDILKISEDERMELSKSFRVYCIILVKPKDVSLWAAVKETWTKHCDKAEFFSSENVKVFESIDMETNDMWLMMRKAYKYAFDKYRDQYNWFFLARPTTFAIIENLKYFLLKKDPSQPFYLGHTIKSGDFEYVSVDGGIVLSIESMKRLNSLLSIPEKCPEQGGMIWKISEDKQLAVCLKYAGVFAENAEDSEGKDVFNTKSVGLFIKEAMTNHPNLVVEGCCSDMAVTFNGLTPNQMHVMMYGVYRLRAFGHIFHDALVFLPPNGSDND; encoded by the coding sequence ATGCTTTCTGAAAGCAGTTCATTTTTGAAGGGTGTGATGCTTGGAAGCATTTTCTGTGCCTTGATCACTATGCTAGGACACGTTAGGATTGGTCATGGAAATAGAATGTACCATCATGAGCATCATCACCTACAAGCACCTAATAAAGAAGATATCTTGAAAATTTCAGAGGATGAACGCATGGAGCTCAGTAAGAGCTTTCGGGTGTACTGTATCATCCTTGTAAAACCCAAAGATGTGAGTCTTTGGGCTGCAGTGAAGGAGACTTGGACCAAACACTGTGACAAAGCAGAATTCTTCAGTTCTGAAAATGTTAAAGTATTTGAGTCAATtgacatggaaacaaatgacatGTGGCTAATGATGAGAAAAGCTTACAAATATGCCTTTGATAAATATAGAGACCAATACAACTGGTTCTTCCTTGCACGACCCACTACATTTGCCATTATTGAAAacttaaagtattttttgttaaaaaaggaTCCGTCACAACCTTTCTATCTAGGCCACACTATAAAATCTGGAGACTTTGAATATGTGAGTGTAGATGGAGGCATTGTCTTAAGTATAGAATCAATGAAAAGACTTAACAGCCTCCTCAGTATACCTGAAAAGTGTCCTGAACAGGGAGGGATGATTTGGAAGATATCTGAAGATAAACAGCTAGCAGTCTGCCTGAAATATGCTGGAGTGTTTGCAGAAAATGCAGAAGATTCTGAAGGAAAAGATGTATTTAATACCAAATCCGTTGGGCTTTTTATTAAAGAGGCAATGACTAATCACCCCAACCTGGTGGTAGAAGGATGCTGTTCAGATATGGCTGTTACTTTTAACGGACTGACTCCTAATCAGATGCATGTGATGATGTATGGGGTATACCGTCTTAGGGCATTTGGGCATATTTTCCACGATGCATTGGTTTTCTTACCTCCAAATGGTTCTGACAATGACTGA